In one Arenibacter antarcticus genomic region, the following are encoded:
- a CDS encoding MFS transporter, whose translation MGSDKTNKKALFALAMGGFGIGMTEFVIMGILPNVATSLQITIPQAGHFIAAYALGVVVGAPTLTLLSGRWSAHKVLLFLMLWFTVFNTISAFSSSYEMLLVTRFLSGLPHGAFFGIGAVVAGKLAKKGKAAQAIAIMFAGLTVANVVGVPLGTYLGQHYSWSLSFIMVGVVGVFTMLALYFWMPQLERSSSKGMVKDLKVFKSLELWIIILLTIVGTGGFFAWYSYIAPLLTEVSGHSQTMVSYAMIIAGSGMVVGNFIGAKMAEKFSPMRAVIISLSLMVTVLLLNSVIATNPTGILIWTFVIGMISFTVSTPIQMAFIKSAKGSEMLGASMNHSAFNMGNASGAYFGGLPLAMGADFTAPSIVGAVMAGSGVLIGVLIVITRRSKKRRMDRALVYDQ comes from the coding sequence ATGGGATCGGATAAAACGAATAAAAAAGCACTTTTTGCTCTAGCCATGGGCGGATTTGGAATAGGAATGACGGAATTTGTAATCATGGGTATTTTACCCAATGTTGCCACGTCCTTACAGATTACCATTCCACAAGCGGGACACTTTATAGCGGCTTATGCCTTAGGGGTTGTGGTTGGGGCTCCTACCTTAACGCTGTTGAGTGGGAGATGGTCCGCCCATAAGGTGTTGTTGTTTTTGATGTTGTGGTTTACTGTTTTCAATACAATATCCGCTTTTTCCAGTAGTTATGAAATGTTGTTGGTTACCCGCTTTTTATCTGGTTTACCACATGGTGCCTTTTTTGGCATCGGGGCTGTTGTAGCGGGTAAACTTGCTAAAAAGGGGAAGGCCGCCCAAGCGATTGCCATTATGTTTGCTGGGCTAACGGTTGCCAATGTAGTTGGTGTGCCCTTGGGCACGTACTTGGGACAACATTATAGCTGGAGCCTTTCATTTATAATGGTAGGTGTTGTAGGCGTGTTTACCATGCTTGCTCTTTACTTTTGGATGCCTCAATTAGAGCGTTCTTCCTCCAAGGGGATGGTCAAAGACCTAAAGGTTTTTAAGAGCTTGGAATTATGGATAATCATTTTATTGACTATTGTAGGTACAGGAGGATTTTTTGCCTGGTATAGCTATATAGCTCCCTTACTCACAGAGGTTTCTGGGCATTCACAAACAATGGTAAGCTACGCGATGATCATCGCTGGCTCCGGTATGGTGGTAGGGAATTTTATTGGCGCTAAAATGGCAGAGAAGTTTAGTCCTATGAGGGCGGTAATTATAAGTTTATCCTTAATGGTGACCGTTCTGCTCCTCAATAGCGTTATAGCAACTAATCCTACTGGTATTTTAATTTGGACCTTTGTGATCGGGATGATATCGTTTACCGTATCAACTCCCATCCAAATGGCATTTATTAAATCGGCAAAAGGCTCCGAAATGTTGGGAGCTTCCATGAATCACAGTGCATTTAATATGGGAAATGCCTCTGGGGCATATTTTGGTGGCCTACCTTTGGCTATGGGCGCCGATTTTACCGCCCCTAGTATAGTTGGAGCTGTTATGGCAGGTAGTGGGGTGCTGATCGGGGTGCTAATCGTTATCACTAGAAGGTCTAAAAAGCGAAGAATGGATAGGGCACTGGTGTATGACCAATAG
- the leuB gene encoding 3-isopropylmalate dehydrogenase, with translation MKLNIALLAGDGIGPEVIDQAVKVSNAIAKKYNHEINWKPALTGAAAIDAVGEPYPDETHAICEAADAVLFGAIGHPKYDNDPSAKVRPEQGLLKMRQKLGLFANVRPTFTFPSLIDKSPLKRERIEGTDLIILRELTGGIYFGKRGREDNGNTAYDTCTYTREEVKRLAKKGFELAMTRSKKLCCVDKANVLETSRLWRETVQAMEKDYPEVTVSYEFVDAVAMRLVQWPNSYDVMITENLFGDILTDEASVISGSMGLMPSASVGTKARLYEPIHGSYPQAAGKDIANPLATVLSAAMMFEDFDLVEEAKAIRDVVNKSLEEGIVSEDLAENGKAYKTSEIGDWLAKNI, from the coding sequence ATGAAACTAAACATTGCCCTTTTAGCAGGAGATGGAATAGGACCTGAAGTAATTGATCAGGCAGTAAAAGTATCCAATGCGATAGCGAAAAAATATAATCATGAAATCAATTGGAAGCCTGCCCTTACCGGTGCAGCAGCAATAGATGCCGTTGGAGAACCCTACCCAGATGAGACACATGCCATTTGCGAGGCTGCAGATGCCGTTTTATTTGGTGCCATAGGACATCCAAAATATGATAACGACCCTTCTGCCAAGGTGAGGCCTGAACAAGGTTTGCTGAAAATGCGTCAAAAGCTGGGCCTATTCGCCAATGTTAGACCCACCTTTACCTTTCCCTCCCTTATAGACAAATCTCCATTAAAACGCGAAAGAATAGAAGGAACAGACTTAATAATTCTGCGCGAACTTACGGGAGGTATCTATTTTGGAAAAAGAGGCAGGGAGGATAATGGTAATACCGCCTACGATACTTGTACCTATACACGCGAGGAAGTAAAACGTCTGGCAAAAAAAGGATTTGAACTAGCAATGACTCGTTCCAAAAAATTGTGTTGTGTAGACAAGGCCAATGTCTTGGAAACCTCTCGTTTATGGCGAGAAACCGTTCAAGCTATGGAAAAAGATTATCCAGAGGTAACAGTTTCCTACGAGTTTGTAGATGCCGTGGCCATGAGATTGGTGCAATGGCCTAATTCTTATGACGTTATGATCACTGAAAATCTTTTTGGAGATATATTAACTGATGAAGCTTCTGTTATTTCCGGTTCCATGGGACTAATGCCATCTGCCTCCGTAGGTACCAAGGCCAGATTGTACGAACCTATCCATGGATCCTATCCACAGGCAGCAGGGAAGGATATTGCCAACCCTTTGGCTACTGTTCTATCCGCAGCTATGATGTTTGAGGACTTTGACCTTGTAGAAGAAGCAAAGGCCATTAGGGACGTAGTGAACAAATCTCTAGAAGAAGGAATTGTTTCCGAGGATTTAGCCGAAAATGGAAAAGCATATAAAACTAGTGAAATAGGTGATTGGTTGGCAAAAAACATATAA
- a CDS encoding NADP-dependent glyceraldehyde-3-phosphate dehydrogenase, with the protein MSNTTIPKEYEITSQIQQTAYLVNGELKKWTGKSSEVYSTISSTDTYAPTLLGSIPDMGENEALEALDAADKAYDKGKGTWPTMRVKERIECMEAFVIKMKTKRDEVVKLLMWEIGKTLGDSQKEFDRTVEYIEDTIEDYKKMDRDAAKFEKHDGVYAHIRRGPLGVVLCLGPYNYPLNETFALLIPAIIMGNTTIFKPAKHGVLLITPLLEAFQTSFPKGVVNIIFGRGRAVAGPIMQTGKVDVLALIGNSKSANALQNQHPKSNRLRLVLGLEAKNPAIILPDADLDLTINECLAGTLSFNGQRCTALKVIYVHEDIASEFNKRFSERVDALKFGNPWENGVNLTPLPEPGKPAYIQELIDDAVDKGAKILNKKGGQHSDNYIWPAVLFPVDKQMRVYQEEQFGPVIPILTFKDIEEPLDDMAESNYGQQVSLFGKDVYALAPLIDTLANLVCRVNLNSSCQRGPDVYPFTGRKDSAQSTLSVYDALRSFSIRTFVAFKDNDLNNETIEQLLETKLSNFISTDYIL; encoded by the coding sequence ATGAGTAATACAACTATACCAAAGGAATATGAGATTACAAGTCAAATACAGCAAACGGCGTATTTGGTAAACGGGGAATTAAAAAAATGGACTGGAAAATCGAGCGAAGTATACTCCACCATATCCTCAACTGATACGTATGCCCCCACTTTGTTGGGAAGTATTCCGGATATGGGTGAAAATGAAGCACTAGAAGCTTTGGATGCTGCCGATAAAGCCTATGATAAAGGAAAGGGTACTTGGCCCACCATGAGGGTTAAGGAAAGAATTGAATGTATGGAGGCCTTTGTCATAAAGATGAAGACCAAAAGAGATGAGGTGGTGAAATTACTAATGTGGGAAATTGGTAAAACCCTTGGCGATTCACAAAAGGAATTTGATCGTACGGTAGAGTACATAGAGGATACCATTGAAGATTATAAAAAAATGGACCGTGATGCCGCCAAATTTGAAAAACATGACGGTGTATATGCCCATATTAGAAGGGGCCCATTGGGAGTAGTGCTCTGTTTGGGGCCATATAACTATCCGTTGAACGAAACATTCGCCCTGTTGATCCCTGCAATTATAATGGGGAACACCACTATTTTTAAACCTGCAAAACACGGGGTGCTACTTATAACTCCTTTATTGGAAGCTTTTCAGACTAGTTTTCCCAAAGGTGTGGTGAATATAATTTTTGGCCGAGGTAGAGCTGTAGCTGGTCCAATAATGCAGACAGGAAAGGTAGATGTCTTGGCGCTTATTGGGAACAGTAAATCTGCGAATGCCTTACAGAACCAACATCCAAAAAGCAATAGATTGCGATTGGTACTCGGGTTGGAAGCCAAGAATCCGGCCATAATTCTTCCAGATGCTGATTTGGACTTGACCATTAACGAGTGTCTTGCAGGAACCTTGTCATTTAACGGACAGCGGTGTACAGCTTTAAAGGTGATCTATGTACATGAGGATATCGCCAGTGAATTTAATAAACGTTTCTCAGAAAGAGTGGATGCACTTAAATTTGGAAATCCATGGGAGAACGGCGTAAACCTAACTCCTTTGCCAGAGCCAGGGAAACCGGCTTATATACAAGAGTTAATCGATGATGCCGTGGATAAGGGTGCTAAAATATTAAATAAAAAGGGCGGACAACATTCCGATAATTATATTTGGCCAGCGGTATTATTTCCAGTTGATAAGCAAATGAGAGTGTACCAAGAAGAACAATTTGGTCCAGTGATACCCATCTTAACTTTTAAGGATATAGAAGAGCCTTTGGACGATATGGCCGAATCCAATTACGGACAACAAGTAAGCCTTTTTGGAAAAGACGTCTATGCACTTGCCCCGTTAATTGATACCTTGGCAAATTTAGTGTGCCGAGTAAACCTTAATAGCTCATGTCAGCGTGGCCCAGACGTTTATCCGTTTACTGGTCGCAAAGATTCTGCCCAATCCACTTTAAGTGTTTACGATGCATTACGCTCGTTTTCTATAAGAACCTTTGTTGCATTTAAAGACAATGATCTTAACAATGAGACGATAGAGCAATTACTTGAAACCAAATTGTCCAACTTTATCAGTACCGATTATATTTTATAA
- the ilvA gene encoding threonine ammonia-lyase IlvA, whose protein sequence is MNSYFPKIEDVRKAAITVRQVADITPLMQSIRYSKTYDANILLKREDLQRVRSYKIRGAFNKISSLDPEQLVNGVVCASAGNHAQGVAFACNHLGINGIIYMPSVTPKQKVEQTKLFGGKWVTVVLEGDSFDDSSKAAKVYCSDNKKTFIHPFDDPKIIEGQATVGLEILEQSKVPIDYLFVAVGGGGLASGLCAVFKALSPQTKIIGVEPEGAPSMKTSMEKGKNTELDQIDKFVDGAAVKRVGDFTFNICKDYLYDMVTVPEGKVCQTILDLYNRDAIVVEPAGALTLTVLDDYKEEIKGKNVVCVVSGSNNDITRTAEIKERALLYGKLKHYFIVRFPQRPGALKQFVAEILGPDDDITHFEYSKKSSKENAPAVVGIELKSPEDLEPLVKRMKENNFYGDYINDKPDLFQYLI, encoded by the coding sequence ATGAATTCGTATTTTCCAAAAATTGAAGATGTTCGGAAGGCGGCGATTACGGTTCGTCAAGTAGCAGATATTACCCCATTAATGCAGAGTATTCGTTATTCCAAAACATACGATGCCAATATTTTATTAAAACGGGAAGACCTTCAGCGGGTAAGAAGCTATAAAATAAGGGGTGCATTTAATAAGATCAGTTCTTTGGATCCGGAACAATTGGTTAACGGTGTGGTTTGTGCTAGTGCAGGTAACCATGCACAGGGCGTGGCTTTTGCCTGTAACCATTTAGGAATTAACGGAATCATTTATATGCCTTCCGTGACACCAAAACAAAAGGTGGAGCAGACAAAGTTATTTGGAGGAAAATGGGTGACCGTAGTGTTGGAAGGAGATTCTTTTGACGATTCTTCCAAAGCAGCTAAGGTATATTGTTCCGACAATAAGAAAACCTTTATCCATCCGTTTGATGATCCCAAAATAATTGAGGGTCAGGCAACCGTGGGATTGGAGATTTTAGAGCAATCCAAGGTTCCCATAGACTACCTTTTTGTAGCTGTTGGTGGTGGCGGTTTGGCTTCTGGACTTTGCGCTGTCTTTAAGGCTCTATCTCCACAGACCAAAATCATAGGAGTGGAACCAGAAGGGGCTCCCTCCATGAAAACATCAATGGAAAAAGGAAAGAATACGGAATTGGATCAGATCGATAAATTTGTCGATGGAGCTGCAGTAAAACGGGTAGGGGACTTTACGTTTAACATCTGTAAGGACTATCTTTACGATATGGTCACCGTACCAGAAGGGAAGGTCTGCCAGACTATTCTGGATTTATACAATAGGGACGCCATAGTGGTAGAACCGGCAGGTGCACTGACCCTTACAGTTCTTGATGATTATAAGGAGGAGATTAAGGGCAAAAATGTGGTCTGTGTGGTCAGTGGAAGTAATAACGATATAACCAGAACTGCAGAAATAAAAGAAAGGGCCCTTTTGTATGGAAAGTTAAAGCATTATTTTATAGTGCGTTTCCCCCAGCGTCCAGGTGCCTTGAAACAGTTTGTGGCCGAAATTTTAGGTCCAGACGATGATATCACCCATTTTGAATATTCAAAAAAATCGAGCAAAGAGAATGCACCAGCAGTCGTAGGAATCGAATTAAAAAGTCCAGAAGACTTGGAGCCTTTGGTTAAGCGCATGAAGGAAAATAACTTTTATGGTGATTATATAAACGACAAGCCCGATCTTTTTCAATACCTAATCTAA
- a CDS encoding O-methyltransferase, translated as MNDFNILDRPLYHSEIEMKSNEIGFTMPSDLYIGSLLKTLIASKPKSRFLELGTGIGLSLSWMVAGMDEDSVLITVDNDPELCKIAEGFFGQDKRVQIVCDDGAKWINSYKGEKFDLVFADAWPGKYSRLDELLALIKVGGYYVIDDLLAQPNWPEGHQENVDNLVADLEKRKDLVITKINWSTGLIIAVRK; from the coding sequence ATGAACGATTTTAATATTTTGGACAGACCATTGTATCATTCTGAAATAGAAATGAAATCTAACGAGATTGGTTTCACTATGCCTTCGGACCTTTATATAGGATCTTTGTTGAAAACCTTGATTGCTTCCAAACCTAAGTCCCGCTTTTTGGAATTGGGTACTGGAATTGGACTTTCATTATCCTGGATGGTTGCCGGAATGGACGAAGATTCAGTGCTAATAACCGTGGATAATGATCCTGAACTCTGTAAAATTGCAGAAGGATTTTTTGGTCAGGATAAACGCGTTCAAATAGTTTGTGACGATGGCGCTAAATGGATCAATAGTTATAAAGGGGAGAAATTTGATTTGGTCTTCGCTGATGCTTGGCCAGGGAAATACAGTCGGTTAGACGAACTATTAGCCCTAATTAAGGTGGGTGGCTATTATGTTATAGACGATCTATTGGCACAACCAAACTGGCCAGAGGGACATCAGGAAAATGTAGATAATTTGGTGGCTGATCTAGAGAAAAGAAAAGATCTGGTCATCACAAAAATAAATTGGTCCACCGGATTGATCATTGCAGTAAGGAAATAG
- the ilvC gene encoding ketol-acid reductoisomerase codes for MVNYFNTLSLREKLTQLGKCRFMESSEFSDGVSALQGKKIVIVGCGAQGLNQGLNMRDSGLDISYTLRDAAIKEKRQSFVNASENGFNVGTYEELIPTADLVINLTPDKQHTAVVTAIMPLMKKGATLSYSHGFNMVEEGMEIREDLTVIMVAPKCPGSEVREEYKRGFGVPTLIAVHPNNDPEGKGLAQAKAYAVATGGHKAGVLESSFVAEVKSDLMGEQTILCGLLQTGSILCFDKMIEKGIDAGYASKLVQYGWETVTEGLKYGGITHMMDRLSNPAKIKAFELSEELKDIMRPLFHKHMDDIMSGHFSKTMMEDWANDDKNLLTWRAATGETAFEKTPASSDKISEQEFYDHGVLMVAMVRAGVELAFEAMTESGIIAESAYYESLHETPLIANTIARKKLFEMNRVISDTAEYGCYLFDHACKPLLADFMTSIETDVIGKHFADEKHLGVDNAKLIAVNKALREHPVEIVGARLRASMTAMKPIV; via the coding sequence ATGGTAAATTATTTTAATACGCTATCATTAAGGGAGAAATTAACTCAATTGGGAAAATGTAGATTTATGGAATCTTCTGAATTTTCTGACGGGGTATCGGCATTACAAGGAAAAAAAATTGTTATAGTAGGATGCGGAGCCCAAGGATTGAACCAAGGTCTTAATATGCGCGATTCTGGGTTGGATATTTCCTATACCCTTAGGGATGCAGCTATTAAAGAAAAAAGACAGTCTTTTGTAAATGCTTCTGAGAATGGTTTTAATGTAGGAACTTATGAAGAATTGATCCCAACTGCTGACCTAGTAATTAATTTAACGCCAGACAAACAACATACGGCCGTAGTAACCGCCATTATGCCGTTAATGAAAAAGGGAGCTACCCTATCGTATTCACATGGTTTTAATATGGTGGAAGAGGGAATGGAAATCCGTGAAGATCTTACCGTTATTATGGTGGCTCCAAAATGCCCCGGTTCTGAAGTAAGAGAAGAATATAAAAGAGGATTTGGGGTGCCAACATTGATTGCGGTTCACCCAAATAATGACCCCGAAGGTAAGGGATTGGCACAGGCAAAAGCGTATGCTGTTGCTACAGGAGGTCACAAAGCGGGAGTTTTGGAATCTTCTTTTGTAGCTGAAGTGAAGTCCGATTTAATGGGGGAACAAACTATTTTATGTGGCTTGCTGCAAACCGGTTCTATCTTATGTTTCGATAAAATGATCGAAAAGGGGATCGATGCAGGCTATGCCTCCAAATTGGTACAGTACGGTTGGGAAACCGTTACAGAAGGATTAAAATATGGTGGAATTACCCATATGATGGATCGTTTGTCTAATCCGGCTAAAATAAAGGCGTTTGAACTTTCAGAAGAATTGAAGGATATTATGCGTCCTCTTTTTCATAAGCATATGGACGATATCATGAGTGGCCATTTCTCCAAAACCATGATGGAAGACTGGGCTAATGATGATAAGAACTTATTGACTTGGAGAGCGGCTACGGGAGAGACTGCTTTTGAAAAAACACCAGCGAGTTCCGATAAAATTTCTGAACAAGAATTTTATGACCATGGGGTATTGATGGTGGCTATGGTACGTGCCGGAGTGGAATTGGCTTTTGAAGCAATGACAGAATCTGGGATAATCGCGGAATCTGCATATTACGAGTCCTTGCATGAAACTCCATTGATCGCAAATACTATTGCTAGAAAGAAATTATTTGAAATGAACAGGGTTATTTCGGATACTGCCGAGTACGGGTGTTACCTATTTGACCATGCCTGTAAGCCATTGTTGGCAGACTTTATGACATCCATCGAAACAGATGTCATTGGAAAGCACTTTGCCGATGAAAAACATTTAGGAGTGGACAATGCTAAGTTGATTGCTGTAAACAAGGCATTGCGCGAGCATCCGGTAGAAATAGTAGGGGCAAGGTTGCGTGCATCCATGACCGCTATGAAGCCTATTGTGTAA
- the ilvN gene encoding acetolactate synthase small subunit — protein sequence MEKKWFTISVYSENSVGLLNRISGIFLKRHINIESLNVSKSEIDNVSKFTIVVYTTDEWVRNIVGQVEKQIEVIKAFSHTDEETIYQESALFKVASTLLFDERNIQNIIKESNAQIVTVSREYFVLAKSGRRNEIDEMYQQLKPYGIMQFVRSGRIAVSKAEMQISAILKEFNQ from the coding sequence ATGGAAAAAAAATGGTTTACGATTTCAGTATACTCCGAAAATAGTGTAGGGTTACTGAACAGGATATCAGGAATATTCTTAAAGCGACATATTAATATAGAGAGCTTAAATGTTTCAAAATCAGAAATAGACAACGTTTCTAAATTCACCATTGTAGTGTATACTACTGATGAATGGGTGCGTAATATTGTGGGGCAGGTTGAAAAACAAATTGAGGTTATTAAAGCCTTTAGCCATACCGATGAGGAGACTATTTATCAGGAGTCTGCATTGTTCAAAGTGGCTTCTACCTTATTGTTCGACGAAAGAAATATTCAGAATATAATCAAGGAAAGCAATGCCCAAATTGTGACTGTTTCTAGGGAGTATTTTGTTTTGGCGAAAAGCGGTAGAAGAAATGAAATAGACGAAATGTATCAGCAATTAAAGCCGTATGGTATCATGCAATTTGTACGTTCGGGGAGAATAGCCGTTTCCAAGGCCGAAATGCAGATTTCGGCAATTCTAAAAGAATTTAATCAATAA